A single region of the Silene latifolia isolate original U9 population chromosome 8, ASM4854445v1, whole genome shotgun sequence genome encodes:
- the LOC141595211 gene encoding uncharacterized protein LOC141595211 — MTYKTLVDMSPYRLIYGKICHLLVEVEHKAYCAIKSFNQSVDEAGLHRKLQIQEMEELRLDSYDNAAIYKEKARVWHDKMIAQRSFKEGDKVLVFQNRFKLFPGKLRSRWFGPYIVKKVHPHGGWSGGCGNSQLGKVDQGEWATNQSLS; from the coding sequence ATGACATATAAGACTCTTGTTGACATGTCTCCATATCGTCTCATATATGGGAAAATATGCCACCTCTTGGTGGAAGTTGAACATAAAGCTTATTGTGCCATCAAATCTTTTAACCAAAGTGTAGATGAAGCGGGGTTACATCGAAAGTTGCAAATTCAAGAGATGGAGGAACTCCGGTTGGATTCTTATGACAACGCCGCAATCTACAAGGAAAAAGCTAGGGTGTGGCATGACAAGATGATAGCTCAGAGGAGTTTCAAGGAAGGAGACAAGGTTCTTGTATTTCAAAATCGGTTTAagctttttccgggaaagttgagaTCTCGGTGGTTCGGTCCCTATATTGTGAAGAAAGTGCATCCACATGGAGGCTGGAGCGGTGGATGTGGAAACTCCCAACTCGGGAAAGTtgatcaaggtgaatgggcaacgaATCAAAGTTTATCATGA